From Novipirellula artificiosorum, the proteins below share one genomic window:
- a CDS encoding mu-protocadherin- cell-suface protein codes for MDRPSSGELGDFLGIGGGIRPGGNRPTTLPGNVKPNRPGLADRPSTLPARPGDGILPGGNRPGGGDSPTTLPGNIRPNRPDIADRPSTLPARPGDGILPGGNRPGGGDSPTTLPGNIRPNRPDIADRPTTLPARPGDGNRPGRPDRPNLPGIGAGIGAGIGAGIGNNIGSGNNNNISIGNNRPSIRPGTPGRPGWNDRPINIGNLNVGNNVINNRPSWVNIDRNQFNNMQNRWGNQIGGLHGWAQTRPGRVGYWNGWANGVRFGWNSHQYHHNWFCGDWWNRHPGGLCRWHYYHQFNNYPWGYWWRRPTWAVASSWFTWPAPQAVWSEPIYYDYGTGGNVVYNEDNVYINGEQVATADQFAESAAALATVQPPESEEAAEQAEWLPLGTFALSMSESDKEPTNIVQLAVDKSGVISGTLYNRDTDESHAIQGRVDKDTQRVAFRVGETDTIAAETGLYNLTQDEAPLLVHFGTEKTENYLLVRLDQPEDDAAEAGDDSADNAESSTD; via the coding sequence GTGGATCGTCCGTCGAGCGGTGAACTTGGCGACTTTCTTGGCATCGGCGGTGGGATTCGCCCTGGTGGAAACCGTCCAACGACGCTGCCGGGTAACGTCAAACCCAATCGCCCCGGCCTTGCCGACCGACCCTCGACGCTGCCGGCCCGACCTGGCGATGGGATTCTGCCCGGTGGAAATCGTCCCGGTGGGGGCGATTCCCCTACGACGCTGCCTGGAAATATCCGACCCAATCGCCCGGATATTGCCGACCGACCCTCGACGCTGCCGGCCCGACCTGGCGATGGGATTCTGCCCGGTGGAAATCGTCCCGGTGGGGGCGATTCCCCGACGACGCTGCCTGGAAATATCCGACCCAATCGCCCGGATATTGCCGACCGCCCCACGACCCTGCCGGCCCGACCTGGCGACGGAAATCGTCCCGGGCGTCCAGACCGGCCCAATCTTCCTGGCATCGGTGCGGGGATTGGCGCAGGCATTGGCGCTGGCATTGGAAACAACATCGGCAGCGGAAATAACAACAACATTTCGATCGGCAACAACCGTCCCAGTATTCGCCCAGGCACGCCTGGACGCCCAGGATGGAACGATCGTCCCATCAATATCGGGAACCTCAATGTTGGGAACAATGTGATCAACAACCGCCCCTCTTGGGTCAACATCGATCGCAACCAGTTCAACAATATGCAAAACCGCTGGGGAAACCAGATTGGTGGTCTGCATGGTTGGGCCCAAACGCGCCCGGGACGGGTAGGCTATTGGAACGGCTGGGCCAACGGGGTTCGGTTCGGCTGGAATTCACACCAATACCACCACAATTGGTTCTGTGGTGATTGGTGGAATCGTCACCCGGGTGGGCTGTGCCGTTGGCATTACTACCATCAATTCAACAACTACCCTTGGGGCTATTGGTGGCGTCGCCCGACTTGGGCCGTCGCATCCAGTTGGTTCACCTGGCCGGCACCTCAGGCGGTTTGGTCGGAGCCAATTTATTATGATTATGGAACCGGTGGGAACGTCGTCTACAACGAGGACAACGTTTACATCAATGGCGAGCAGGTGGCGACGGCGGATCAGTTTGCCGAGAGTGCAGCTGCTCTGGCAACCGTACAGCCACCGGAATCCGAAGAGGCTGCGGAACAGGCCGAATGGTTGCCGCTGGGCACGTTCGCCTTGTCGATGAGCGAGTCGGACAAGGAACCCACGAACATCGTTCAATTGGCCGTCGATAAATCGGGTGTCATTTCAGGCACGTTGTACAACCGCGATACCGATGAGTCCCATGCCATTCAAGGACGTGTCGACAAGGACACGCAACGGGTTGCGTTCCGCGTCGGCGAAACCGACACGATCGCTGCGGAAACCGGACTGTATAACCTGACCCAAGATGAAGCCCCGTTGTTGGTCCATTTTGGAACAGAGAAAACAGAGAATTACCTGCTCGTCCGCTTGGACCAGCCCGAGGACGATGCCGCGGAAGCGGGGGACGATTCGGCCGACAACGCCGAGAGTTCCACCGATTAG
- a CDS encoding META domain-containing protein, giving the protein MCHSLSSCRLMMALSVFVLGTAPTAFAQDPLHSWNEGSAKAAILDFVDKTTAEDSDDFVAVEDRIAVFDNDGTLWPENPLPFQLIFAIDELKRLAPKHPEWKQDKLLAAALSGDVATLKEDVMGSLKQLLIATHSGITTDQFNQRVEDWMATAKHPRFDRHYTDLVYQPMLEVLVYLRANGYRTFIVSGGGADFMRVWADQTYGIPSEQTIGSIGEVKFEIRDGVPVLIKQAAISFIDDKEGKPVAIHRQVGRRPVVAFGNSDGDKAMLEWTTMARSPSLGVIVHHTDAEREYAYDKSPQSSGKLIEALADAPKRGWVVVDMAKDWNQVFPDENAPSAGAAARMDLAGTNWLVEDIAGRGVIDRAQTTIEFSEDGTVSGNTAVNRYSGKVSIKGDSIDFGPLITTRRAGPPAVMDQEQKFLAAMERVKRVRVDENGLLHFGGEDGEAVIRASKIQ; this is encoded by the coding sequence ATGTGCCACTCTCTGAGTTCTTGTCGCCTGATGATGGCGCTTTCGGTTTTTGTTTTGGGGACCGCTCCGACCGCCTTCGCCCAAGACCCACTCCACTCGTGGAACGAGGGATCCGCAAAGGCCGCGATCCTTGATTTCGTCGACAAAACCACGGCGGAAGACTCGGACGATTTTGTCGCGGTCGAGGACCGCATCGCGGTCTTTGACAACGACGGCACGCTTTGGCCCGAGAACCCGCTACCTTTCCAACTCATCTTTGCGATTGACGAACTCAAGCGACTTGCGCCGAAGCATCCCGAATGGAAACAAGACAAGCTGCTTGCTGCCGCATTGTCGGGTGACGTCGCAACGCTAAAAGAGGACGTGATGGGGTCGCTGAAGCAGCTTCTCATCGCCACGCATAGCGGGATCACAACGGACCAGTTCAATCAGCGAGTCGAAGATTGGATGGCAACCGCCAAGCATCCACGATTCGACCGTCACTACACCGATTTGGTCTACCAGCCGATGCTTGAGGTGTTGGTTTATTTGCGTGCAAACGGGTACCGAACCTTCATTGTTTCGGGCGGGGGTGCCGACTTCATGCGAGTTTGGGCGGATCAGACCTACGGAATTCCCTCCGAACAGACGATTGGATCGATCGGCGAGGTGAAGTTTGAAATTCGCGATGGCGTTCCTGTTTTAATCAAACAAGCTGCGATCAGCTTCATTGACGACAAAGAGGGAAAGCCTGTCGCGATCCATCGTCAAGTTGGACGTCGGCCTGTTGTCGCATTTGGCAACTCCGACGGGGATAAGGCAATGTTAGAGTGGACCACGATGGCCCGTTCTCCGAGCCTTGGTGTGATCGTCCACCACACCGATGCCGAACGTGAGTACGCTTACGACAAGTCCCCCCAAAGCAGTGGCAAACTCATCGAGGCTTTGGCGGATGCTCCCAAACGAGGCTGGGTTGTGGTCGACATGGCGAAGGACTGGAATCAAGTTTTCCCTGACGAGAATGCACCCAGTGCAGGAGCTGCAGCAAGAATGGATTTGGCGGGAACGAATTGGTTGGTCGAAGACATCGCGGGTCGCGGCGTGATCGACCGAGCCCAAACCACGATCGAGTTCAGTGAAGACGGCACGGTATCGGGAAACACGGCGGTGAATCGTTATTCCGGCAAGGTGTCGATCAAGGGTGACTCGATCGATTTTGGCCCCCTGATCACGACGCGCCGTGCCGGACCGCCCGCGGTGATGGACCAAGAACAAAAATTCTTGGCCGCGATGGAGCGAGTCAAACGTGTCCGCGTTGACGAGAATGGCTTGCTGCACTTCGGCGGTGAGGATGGCGAAGCCGTGATTCGAGCATCCAAAATTCAATAG
- a CDS encoding arylsulfatase, with protein MSYFSWKTVSTAFVAICVIASSAARADEKRPNIVIIWGDDVGRSNVSAYTQGMMGYRTPNIDRVAREGMLFTDYYAEQSCTAGRASFIMGQHGMRTGLTKVGLPGAALGMRQEDPTIAGLLKPLGYATGQFGKNHLGDRDEMLPTNNGFDEFYGNLYHLNAEEEPEHPDYPKDPEFRKKYGPRGVLHSFADGRIEDTGPLTRKRMETIDDDVADRAADFMERQTKADKPFFVWVNFTHMHFRTHVKPESKGQSGRWMGEYADAMIDHDKNVGTVLDKIDELGIGDNTFVMYSTDNGPHMNSWPDAAMTPFRNEKNSNWEGAYRVPAMVRYPGKIKPGSVSNEIVSHLDWLPTLLAMAGEPNIKEKLLEGHKAIGRDYKVHLDGYNLLPYLTGEEEECPRESFIYANDDQQITSLRFDNWKLVFMEQRAAGTLQIWSEPFVSLRLPKMFNLRLDPYERADITSNTYYDWVLDHAFLLVPAQDYVGNFLSTFKDFPPRQKAASFNLDEVLKKLQEGGGSK; from the coding sequence ATGAGCTATTTTTCGTGGAAAACGGTTTCCACGGCGTTTGTCGCCATCTGCGTCATCGCCTCCTCCGCGGCCAGAGCGGACGAGAAGCGTCCGAACATCGTGATCATTTGGGGAGATGACGTTGGGCGTTCCAACGTCAGTGCCTACACCCAAGGCATGATGGGCTATCGGACGCCGAACATCGATCGTGTCGCTCGCGAAGGCATGTTGTTCACGGATTACTATGCCGAACAGAGCTGTACCGCCGGACGAGCCTCGTTCATCATGGGCCAACACGGGATGCGAACCGGATTGACGAAAGTGGGTTTGCCCGGTGCCGCATTGGGAATGCGACAAGAAGACCCAACGATCGCGGGTCTCTTAAAACCACTCGGTTATGCGACGGGTCAGTTCGGTAAGAACCATCTTGGTGACCGCGATGAAATGTTGCCAACCAACAATGGTTTTGATGAATTCTATGGGAACCTGTATCACCTCAATGCCGAGGAAGAACCAGAGCATCCCGACTACCCGAAGGACCCTGAGTTCCGCAAAAAATATGGACCGCGGGGCGTCCTTCACTCATTCGCCGATGGCCGTATCGAAGACACGGGACCGTTGACCCGCAAGCGAATGGAAACGATCGATGATGACGTCGCCGATCGCGCGGCGGACTTCATGGAGCGGCAAACTAAAGCGGACAAGCCGTTCTTTGTCTGGGTGAACTTCACTCACATGCACTTCCGAACTCACGTCAAGCCGGAGAGCAAGGGCCAATCGGGCCGCTGGATGGGTGAGTACGCGGACGCCATGATTGACCACGATAAGAACGTCGGCACGGTGCTCGACAAGATCGATGAACTCGGCATTGGCGACAACACGTTTGTGATGTATAGCACCGACAATGGGCCGCACATGAACAGTTGGCCTGATGCAGCGATGACGCCGTTCCGCAACGAGAAGAACTCGAACTGGGAAGGGGCTTACCGAGTTCCCGCCATGGTCCGATACCCCGGCAAGATCAAGCCAGGCAGTGTCTCGAACGAGATCGTTTCCCACCTCGACTGGTTACCGACCCTCTTGGCAATGGCAGGCGAACCGAACATCAAAGAGAAACTTCTTGAAGGCCACAAAGCGATCGGTCGCGATTACAAGGTTCACCTTGATGGATACAACTTGCTGCCTTACTTAACAGGGGAAGAAGAAGAGTGCCCTCGAGAGTCGTTCATCTACGCGAACGATGACCAGCAAATTACGTCGCTTCGCTTCGACAATTGGAAACTCGTTTTCATGGAGCAACGTGCTGCGGGAACGCTGCAAATCTGGTCGGAACCCTTTGTTTCGCTACGATTGCCCAAGATGTTCAACCTGCGTCTTGACCCCTACGAGCGAGCGGACATCACGTCCAACACCTACTATGACTGGGTTCTCGATCACGCGTTCCTACTCGTGCCCGCTCAAGACTACGTTGGAAACTTCCTCTCAACATTCAAGGATTTCCCACCACGCCAAAAAGCGGCCAGCTTCAATCTCGATGAGGTTCTGAAGAAGTTGCAAGAAGGCGGCGGGTCGAAGTAA
- a CDS encoding AAA family ATPase: MIDKKMTSREQLLELQRRMSLSIIGQDHVVERLLLTLLCDGNALLEGLPGLAKTRAIKTLSQNLQSDFSRIQFTPDLLPSDITGAEMYLGEDATERFQFQPGPIFGNLILADEINRSPAKVQAALLEAMEERQVTVAGKTHKMPKLFMVLATQNPIEQEGTYPLPEAQMDRFLMHITMTYPDDISEKAIVRLVRNESSQDDVKQQAPIIPQQAVFAARGEIQQIGISDAMEDYLVAIVAATRRPAEWDSDLGRWISVGASPRGSIGLDKAARAHAWFHGRDQVAPDDIRAIVHDCLRHRIILSYEANADGVTADEAITQILKLVAVA, encoded by the coding sequence ATGATCGATAAGAAAATGACTTCGCGCGAACAACTACTCGAACTCCAGCGGCGGATGTCGTTGTCGATCATCGGCCAGGATCACGTGGTTGAACGCTTGCTTCTCACCTTGCTTTGCGACGGCAATGCCTTGCTTGAAGGCCTTCCGGGGCTTGCAAAGACCCGTGCGATCAAGACGTTGTCACAGAACTTGCAGTCAGACTTCAGCCGGATTCAGTTCACGCCCGATTTGCTGCCTTCGGATATCACGGGTGCCGAGATGTACCTGGGCGAAGACGCAACCGAGCGTTTTCAGTTTCAGCCTGGCCCGATCTTCGGCAACCTGATTCTTGCCGACGAGATCAATCGGTCGCCCGCGAAAGTGCAAGCTGCCTTGCTCGAAGCGATGGAAGAACGCCAAGTCACGGTGGCTGGGAAAACTCACAAGATGCCGAAACTGTTTATGGTATTGGCAACGCAAAACCCAATCGAACAAGAGGGAACCTATCCGCTGCCCGAAGCCCAGATGGACCGGTTTCTGATGCACATCACGATGACCTATCCCGATGACATATCGGAAAAGGCGATCGTACGGTTGGTTCGCAACGAATCATCGCAAGATGACGTAAAACAGCAAGCTCCGATCATCCCGCAACAAGCGGTCTTTGCGGCTCGTGGTGAGATCCAACAAATTGGCATTTCCGACGCCATGGAAGATTACTTGGTTGCCATTGTCGCAGCGACGCGCCGTCCCGCCGAATGGGATTCGGATCTTGGCCGTTGGATAAGCGTTGGGGCAAGTCCCCGTGGGTCGATTGGTCTCGACAAAGCCGCTCGTGCACATGCCTGGTTTCACGGTCGTGACCAAGTAGCACCTGATGACATCCGAGCGATTGTGCATGATTGCTTGCGGCACCGCATCATCCTCAGCTACGAAGCCAACGCGGACGGCGTCACGGCTGACGAGGCGATTACGCAAATTCTCAAACTCGTCGCCGTGGCATGA
- a CDS encoding DUF58 domain-containing protein has protein sequence MKSNLLIQRQTAQAARKRAAGGFDDERVYVNLHQLNLLQHRARGLSFLPKQPVHSLLSGRHASRIRGRGLNFEEIRVYHPGDDVRTIDWKVTARLRSPHTRVFTEERDRPVLLVVDQRIGMFFGTQLNMKSVTAAQVAALSAWRVLDSGDRVGGIVFNDSAVETITPHRSRQTVEKILQTVVQFNHQLSADSAAQPNAAKFNQVLEQVVRIAKHDYLITLVSDFFGCDDQSFRYLQRIRQHNDVIAAFVHDPSASKLPTSRDFVITDGDLQVELALSGKRMRQRIEDSTSGRIANVLALQNRLQMPVLPISTAEQVSNQLHKLLGHAARSLQP, from the coding sequence ATGAAATCAAATCTACTGATTCAGCGTCAGACGGCACAAGCAGCTCGCAAACGAGCCGCCGGCGGGTTCGATGACGAACGTGTGTATGTCAATCTGCACCAACTGAATCTGCTTCAGCATCGAGCTCGCGGACTTTCGTTTCTGCCAAAGCAACCGGTTCACAGTTTGCTCTCGGGTAGGCATGCATCGCGGATTCGTGGACGAGGACTCAATTTCGAAGAAATCCGAGTTTATCATCCTGGCGATGACGTGCGCACGATTGATTGGAAGGTGACCGCACGACTTCGCAGCCCCCATACACGAGTTTTTACCGAGGAACGCGACCGTCCGGTGTTGCTGGTGGTGGATCAACGTATCGGAATGTTTTTCGGGACGCAGTTGAACATGAAATCGGTAACCGCCGCGCAGGTCGCTGCGTTGTCGGCGTGGCGGGTGCTTGATTCAGGGGATCGGGTCGGAGGAATCGTATTCAACGATTCCGCGGTTGAGACCATCACGCCACACCGCAGCCGCCAGACGGTTGAGAAGATTCTTCAGACGGTCGTTCAATTCAATCACCAGCTTTCTGCGGATTCAGCGGCACAGCCGAACGCGGCGAAATTCAATCAAGTGCTCGAACAGGTCGTTCGGATTGCGAAACACGATTATCTGATCACCCTCGTCAGCGACTTTTTCGGTTGCGACGATCAATCGTTTCGTTATCTACAGCGGATTCGGCAACACAACGATGTGATCGCTGCGTTCGTGCACGACCCCAGTGCATCGAAGTTGCCAACCAGTCGCGATTTCGTGATCACCGACGGTGATCTGCAAGTCGAGTTGGCTTTGTCCGGAAAACGAATGCGACAACGAATCGAAGATTCGACAAGCGGCCGAATTGCCAATGTCTTGGCATTGCAAAACCGATTGCAAATGCCTGTGCTACCGATCAGTACGGCGGAACAGGTTTCGAACCAGTTACACAAGTTGTTAGGACATGCAGCCAGATCCCTACAGCCTTGA
- a CDS encoding DUF4381 domain-containing protein — translation MQPDPYSLDRLQDIVTSEPVRWWPPAPFGWFVIALLSLWGLILVAIRIHRWIFNAYRRQALRELTKLQCGQDRSLTKVSILLKRTALAAYPRGQVAALSGEEWTEFLRDACDHVSFHGGIMKQLGTASVQSENAPIAESDWLAVVDEARYWIKHHRGGEFVEEAR, via the coding sequence ATGCAGCCAGATCCCTACAGCCTTGATCGACTTCAAGACATTGTCACCTCGGAGCCGGTACGATGGTGGCCACCTGCGCCATTTGGGTGGTTTGTCATCGCATTGCTCTCGCTTTGGGGATTGATCTTGGTTGCCATCCGAATCCATCGATGGATCTTTAACGCCTATCGGCGTCAAGCGCTGCGGGAACTCACGAAACTCCAATGTGGCCAAGACCGGTCACTGACCAAGGTGTCGATCCTGCTCAAACGGACGGCACTTGCAGCTTACCCTCGCGGACAAGTTGCTGCATTGAGTGGAGAGGAATGGACTGAGTTTTTGAGGGACGCATGCGATCACGTCAGCTTCCACGGCGGTATCATGAAACAACTGGGGACCGCTTCGGTTCAATCGGAAAACGCTCCGATTGCGGAATCCGATTGGCTTGCGGTTGTCGATGAGGCCCGTTATTGGATCAAGCACCATCGGGGTGGCGAATTCGTGGAGGAAGCACGGTGA
- a CDS encoding VWA domain-containing protein: MILFASAWFFLLLPLPILLHFLLPPFQDARSALRVPLFDTLAKTSGQTPAAGAVVRRRGRWQFALALLCWVAIVTALARPQWLGEPIVRELPTRDLLLAIDLSGSMQTEDFVNKDGERVDRLTAVKEVLDDFLTERQGDRVAMIVFGNGAFVQIPFTQDLEVCRQLLQQTAVGMAGPKTALGDAIGLGITLFERSELKDKVMIALTDGNDTGSQVPPAEAAKIAADKGIVIHTIAVGDPAAAGEEKIDEATLKEMANVSQGRFFRANDRQELQQIYTELDKMSERKVESISHRPKRDLYFGFLAVALMLSVVYHVILILRGMLERRVSAG, encoded by the coding sequence GTGATTCTGTTTGCATCGGCGTGGTTCTTTCTGCTCTTACCGCTACCGATCTTGCTGCATTTTTTGCTGCCCCCCTTTCAAGACGCTCGTTCGGCACTTCGCGTTCCTCTGTTTGACACTCTGGCGAAGACGAGCGGTCAAACCCCCGCCGCGGGAGCGGTGGTTCGTCGACGTGGGCGATGGCAGTTTGCCCTTGCCTTGCTGTGCTGGGTTGCCATCGTCACGGCACTTGCTCGTCCTCAATGGCTTGGTGAGCCGATTGTTCGCGAGCTTCCGACGCGTGATCTATTGCTTGCGATTGATTTGTCGGGTTCGATGCAAACGGAAGATTTTGTCAACAAGGACGGTGAGAGAGTCGACCGATTGACCGCCGTCAAAGAAGTCCTTGACGACTTCCTGACCGAACGACAAGGTGATCGGGTCGCGATGATTGTTTTTGGTAACGGTGCCTTTGTGCAAATCCCATTCACCCAAGACTTGGAGGTATGCCGTCAACTACTTCAGCAAACCGCCGTGGGCATGGCCGGCCCGAAAACGGCATTAGGTGATGCGATTGGGCTGGGGATCACGCTGTTCGAGCGCAGTGAACTCAAAGACAAGGTGATGATCGCCTTAACCGATGGAAACGATACGGGTAGCCAAGTCCCGCCTGCTGAAGCGGCAAAGATTGCGGCGGACAAAGGGATTGTGATCCACACGATCGCAGTCGGAGATCCAGCCGCTGCGGGCGAAGAAAAGATCGACGAGGCAACGCTCAAGGAGATGGCCAACGTTTCCCAGGGGCGTTTTTTTCGAGCCAATGATCGCCAGGAATTACAACAGATCTACACGGAGCTGGACAAGATGAGCGAACGAAAAGTGGAATCGATTTCGCATCGACCGAAGCGGGACTTGTACTTCGGTTTCCTAGCCGTGGCGCTGATGCTGTCGGTGGTTTATCACGTGATTTTGATCCTACGGGGCATGCTCGAACGAAGAGTAAGTGCGGGATGA
- a CDS encoding VWA domain-containing protein — MNELWNHFHFLRPLWLWALPVVVFVWWLRVRANDPKQAVKGEIASHLLEHLVKSPTVTSSIRPITLLLPLWIVAVVSLAGPAFRRQPSPFAEDKAQLMILAKMTPSMLTEDLQPSRLERVRTKLHDLLDLRKGSGSGLIAYAGSAHLVMPVTTDAGVIDHMLEALDPSIMPSEGDNLVQALDAAVKQLSEQNAAGSILVVTDAIDAGQLSALQRWRAENAMSVQILAALRNDASLAASGIPKAADTLHARVQIVSPDDHDIESIAKSADRSIVTASNADAAQWRDDGYFLVPVLAIGALFWSRRGWSVSVR; from the coding sequence ATGAACGAGCTTTGGAACCACTTTCATTTTTTACGGCCTTTGTGGCTATGGGCACTTCCGGTCGTTGTGTTCGTTTGGTGGTTACGGGTCCGTGCCAACGATCCAAAGCAAGCTGTCAAGGGTGAGATCGCGTCTCACTTACTAGAACACCTGGTGAAGTCACCGACGGTGACCTCGTCAATTCGGCCGATCACGCTGTTATTGCCGCTTTGGATCGTTGCCGTTGTCTCGCTTGCGGGCCCAGCGTTTCGTCGCCAACCGTCACCCTTTGCCGAAGACAAGGCTCAGTTGATGATTCTGGCCAAAATGACTCCATCGATGTTGACCGAGGACTTGCAACCGTCTCGGTTGGAACGTGTGCGGACCAAATTGCATGATCTGTTGGACTTGCGAAAAGGATCCGGGTCGGGACTGATTGCTTACGCGGGATCCGCCCATTTGGTGATGCCGGTAACCACGGATGCGGGTGTTATCGATCATATGCTTGAGGCCCTCGATCCGTCGATCATGCCCAGTGAAGGGGACAATCTCGTCCAGGCCTTGGATGCCGCGGTCAAGCAGCTTTCGGAGCAGAATGCCGCAGGATCGATTTTGGTGGTCACCGATGCTATCGATGCGGGTCAGCTTTCCGCTTTGCAGCGATGGCGTGCGGAGAACGCGATGTCGGTACAGATTTTGGCGGCACTTCGCAACGACGCTTCTTTGGCAGCTTCGGGCATTCCAAAGGCAGCAGACACGCTCCATGCTCGCGTTCAAATCGTATCACCCGATGATCATGATATCGAGTCGATCGCCAAGTCGGCCGATCGATCGATCGTAACCGCCAGCAACGCCGATGCGGCTCAGTGGCGCGATGACGGCTATTTCCTGGTCCCCGTTCTCGCGATCGGCGCTCTGTTTTGGAGCCGTCGCGGATGGAGTGTGAGCGTTCGATGA
- a CDS encoding tetratricopeptide repeat protein translates to MRKNGVPQILRKWAIRATIVMVLAATFLAFKQGRSFFSTADWRGQARMRKQDYKGAAETFVDPMRQAEAFYRAGDFERAASVLGGLPGEKADYNRGNSLVMLGKYDDAVKAYDLALVTRPDWEAAKTNREIAAGRAERLRKEGGVMTGGKLGADEIIFTKNKNNKSDGDTVEPQEMSDEETRGLWLRQVQTTPRDFLKSKFAYQNAMADEGASDE, encoded by the coding sequence ATGAGAAAGAATGGGGTACCTCAAATTCTGAGGAAGTGGGCCATCCGAGCGACCATCGTGATGGTGCTTGCCGCTACCTTCTTGGCATTCAAACAAGGTCGCAGTTTTTTCTCGACTGCCGATTGGCGTGGCCAAGCTCGGATGAGAAAGCAGGACTACAAAGGTGCTGCGGAGACGTTTGTCGATCCGATGCGTCAAGCCGAAGCGTTCTACCGAGCAGGTGACTTTGAACGAGCCGCATCGGTGTTGGGTGGATTGCCTGGCGAAAAGGCTGACTACAATCGAGGCAACTCGCTGGTGATGCTCGGCAAGTACGACGACGCTGTCAAAGCCTATGACCTAGCACTCGTGACTCGACCCGATTGGGAAGCAGCGAAAACGAATCGCGAAATCGCCGCCGGCCGAGCGGAACGTTTGAGGAAAGAAGGGGGCGTGATGACGGGAGGCAAATTGGGAGCCGATGAGATCATTTTCACCAAGAACAAGAACAATAAAAGCGATGGCGATACGGTTGAACCACAAGAAATGAGCGATGAAGAAACCCGTGGGCTATGGTTACGACAGGTTCAAACGACGCCACGTGATTTTCTGAAGTCGAAGTTCGCTTATCAAAACGCCATGGCCGACGAGGGGGCGAGCGATGAGTGA